A DNA window from Purpureocillium takamizusanense chromosome 9, complete sequence contains the following coding sequences:
- a CDS encoding uncharacterized protein (COG:C~COG:H~EggNog:ENOG503P16T), whose translation MPLHVLIIGAGTGGLALAQALKKSKADVTFAVYERDRTRTDGLFGYRVGISPEGSRCLAECLPPDLFEVFKRTTAIPPDSFNIITEHCQELLSIDGFSKESEDGVAGERSVSRMTLRQVLLTGLEGSVHFDKHFTRYTANGDGTVSASFKDGTSATGDLLVGADGTGSPVRRQYLPRALLRESGLYGVTAKVELTEETRALLPPKALRGVTMVNAPHGDSCIIHVMEFPWDRDGRLKEGIGGNDEALLRGWPGLTFDNSRDYILLGFASHGSRMPDGFMSMDGPSLHDLLLSRTAAWHPHLRRLFSLSDASTSFPLNIRTSERMAPWESTNVTLIGDAIHTMTPGLGVGANTALLDAKILAEKLIGVQGDKTGVVQAVASYERDMHAYAWTRVDKSLERFNADDAVYKPGLTGTLATMFLRAGMRLVNSLPPLKRRFAAEITKERGDPS comes from the coding sequence ATGCCTCTTCAcgtcctcatcatcggcgccggaacaggcggcctcgccctcgctcagGCTCTGAAAAAGTCCAAGGCCGACGTGACGTTTGCAGTCTACGAGCGCGACCGCACCCGCACCGACGGGCTCTTCGGCTACCGCGTAGGCATCTCTCCCGAGGGCTCGCGGTGCCTCGCCGAGTGCCTGCCCCCGGATCTGTTCGAGGTGTTTAAGCGCACGACCGCCATCCCGCCAGACTCGTTCAACATCATCACCGAGCACTGCCAGGAGCTCCTGAGCATAGACGGGTTCAGCAAGGAgtccgaggacggcgtcgcgggggAGCGCTCCGTCAGTCGCATGACGTTGCGACAAGTGCTCCTCACGGGCCTGGAGGGCTCGGTTCATTTCGACAAGCACTTTACGCGCTACacggccaacggcgacggaACCGTGTCCGCGTCGTTCAAGGACGGGACcagcgcgacgggcgacctcctcgtcggcgcggacggcaCAGGCTCCCCCGTGCGCCGACAGTACctcccgcgcgcgctgctgAGGGAGTCGGGGCTGTACGGCGTGACGGCAAAGGTCGAGCTCACcgaggagacgagggcgcTTCTGCCGCCGAAGGCGCTCCGGGGCGTCACCATGGTCAACGCCCCGCACGGCGACAGCTGCATCATCCACGTCATGGAGTTTCCGTGGGACCGCGACGGCAGGTTGAAGGAGGGCATCgggggcaacgacgaggcgctcctgCGAGGCTGGCCGGGCTTGACGTTTGACAACTCGCGCGACTACATACTGCTCGGGTTCGCGTCGCACGGGAGCAGGATGCCGGACGGCTTCATGTCCATGGACGGGCCGAGCCTGCACGACTTGCTGCTGAGCCGCACGGCCGCCTGGCACCCGCACCTGCGCCGGCTGTTTAGCCTGTCTGACGCATCCACGTCGTTCCCCCTCAACATCCGCACGAGCGAGCGGATGGCGCCCTGGGAGAGCACGAACGTGACGCTCATTGGCGATGCGATCCACACCATGACCCcggggctcggcgtcggcgcgaaCACTGCGCTCCTCGATGCCAAGATTCTGGCGGAGAAGCTCATCGGCGTGCAAGGAGACAAGACCGGGGTCGTCCAGGCGGTGGCAAGCTATGAGCGCGACATGCATGCCTACGCGTGGACCCGGGTGGACAAGTCGTTGGAGCGGttcaacgccgacgacgccgtgtaCAAGCCGGGGCTGACGGGCACGCTTGCAACCATGTTTCTGCGAGCGGGGATGAGGCTTGTGAACTCACTGCCGCCCCTGAAGCGGAGATTTGCGGCCGAAATCACCAAAGAGCGAGGCGATCCCTCATAG
- a CDS encoding uncharacterized protein (TransMembrane:1 (o360-382i)~EggNog:ENOG503PFQR) — MVNVSGRSKGCATCRQAKVKCDLAVPECQRCVRHGSRCPGPRTGALFVNAGPSHQLRPSTTSQQRKRGELVLARMVESAPCLSLLQPSRAAAFDQLFVSYFIQSFDQTRHVGSPGGRSAHWLDRLPAFLVEPGSMAPKLAIRAASMLSYGTAAQDASIQADAYTWYARALPALRAVLSGGTCKPPAMDGAVCSAVMLMHFETWAKTADQAWIPHVKGVCTMLEAAGPHSCRTGFMHHVFCHVRLQACVEAMSENVLHPFASPEWMTSPFELIPKTFFDELVDLLFLVQKCLTRATQLMRDDHGHSRTTDDALDMWIHEATSLQHLWRQQYVSFVQTPGGNDSKALEPLSSPTHCFHFRDVPYTTVSAAALTSLYHMVSLLLLRLRRQTCDTCIERHTRAILLAHDFVLCASGPSAEFGSIMMLLQLKMASLWGASLAERVAAESALRNRRTRSGGFMGVFDTQHGFFAELAAWVLSECRRV, encoded by the exons ATGGTGAATGTCTCTGGGAGGAGCAAGGGCTGCGCGACGTGCCGGCAagccaaggtcaag TGCGACTTGGCAGTCCCCGAGTGCCAAAGATGTGTCAGGCACGGTTCCCGCTGTCCCGGGCCCCGAACGGGCGCCCTCTTTGTCAACGCCGGGCCGTCCCATCAGCTTAGACCGAGCACAACGTCTCAGCAGCGCAAACGGGGAGAGCTCGTTCTCGCTCGGATGGTCGAATCCGCCCCGTGTCTATCGCTTCTACAGCCGTCTCGTGCTGCAGCCTTTGATCAACTGTTTGTGTCCTATTTCATCCAGTCCTTTGACCAGACCCGACACGTCGGATCTCCCGGGGGCAGATCCGCGCACTGGCTCGACAGACTCCCAgccttcctcgtcgagccgGGCAGCATGGCGCCGAAGCTCGCTATCCGCGCGGCCTCTATGCTAAGCTACGGGACGGCGGCCCAGGACGCTTCGATTCAAGCCGACGCGTACACGTGGTACGCTAGGGCGCTCCCAGCACTGCGCGCCGTGCTCTCGGGGGGGACATGCAAGCCCCCGGCCATGGACGGGGCCGTCTGCTCAGCCGTGATGCTGATGCACTTTGAGACATGGGCAAAGACGGCGGACCAGGCGTGGATACCGCACGTCAAGGGTGTGTGTACGATGCTCGAGGCTGCAGGGCCGCACTCCTGTCGCACCGGGTTCATGCATCACGTCTTCTGCCACGTCCGACTCCAAGCG TGCGTCGAGGCCATGTCGGAAAATGTGTTGCACCCCTTTGCATCGCCGGAGTGGATGACTAGTCCGTTTGAACTGATTCCAAAGACGTTCTTCGACGAGCTCGTGGATCTTCTCTTTCTGGTGCAGAAGTGCTTGACGCGCGCGACCCAGCTAATGCGGGACGATCACGGTCACTCCCGGACCACAGACGATGCGCTGGATATGTGGATTCACGAGGCCACCTCTTTGCAGCATCTGTGGCGGCAGCAATATGTGTCATTCGTGCAAACGCCAGGCGGGAATGATTCAAAAGCCCTCGAACCTCTGTCCTCGCCAACCCATTGCTTCCACTTTCGGGATGTACCGTACACGACCGTCTCAGCAGCCGCCCTCACCTCGCTGTACCACATGGTCAGCCTTttgctcctccgcctccgtcgACAAACATGCGACACATGCATTGAACGGCACACACGGGCCATTCTTCTGGCCCACGACTTTGTGCTCTGCGCCTCCGGCCCCTCTGCCGAGTTCGGGTCCATCATGATGCTCCTTCAGCTAAAGATGGCGAGCTTGTGGGGTGCTTCGCTGGCGGAACGAGTCGCGGCGGAGAGCGCTTTGCGGAATCGTCGGACGCGGAGTGGCGGATTCATGGGTGTCTTCGATACACAGCACGGCTTTTTTGCAGAGTTGGCCGCTTGGGTATTGTCAGAGTGTCGACGAGTTTAA
- a CDS encoding Glycine amidinotransferase (COG:H~EggNog:ENOG503NZ7W): protein MAIEKLPLISADNEWSPLKAVIVGRAEHSTFPSEPPHMIAATMPQEHALEFRPANPFPADVVLKAKEELDNLAALLEREGILVYRPKQVDWLKAGGYTGAMPRDALMTVGTSLIEAHFAWRCRRHEVQLAYADILSELAGSNGPGRICPAPVILGHDTLYDDAISNGKGQQPWAINNSRSAFDAADFMRFGKTIIGQLSNVTNQRGVDYLRTVVPPGYTVEILETNDVHAMHIDATILALRQGVLVYNPARVTEVELRRHSVFAHGKWELHPYPFVPRRRESHRPPMYMCSPWLVLNALSLDEKRILVEEHDTEFADWVRDKFGMEPILCPFENVNSLGGSFHCATVDLVRAAP, encoded by the coding sequence ATGGCCATTGAGAAGCTCCCACTCATCTCCGCGGACAATGAATGGTCTCCCCTCAAGGCAGTCATTGTCGGCCGCGCGGAACACTCGACTTTCCCCTCCGAGCCTCCTCACATGATCGCGGCAACGATGCCGCAAGAGCATGCTCTCGAGTTCAGACCGGCCAATCCTTTCCCTGCTGACGTAGTGCTCAAAGCCAAAGAGGAGCTGGACAATCTCGCGGCCCTCCTCGAGAGAGAGGGCATTCTCGTGTACCGCCCCAAACAGGTCGACTGGTTGAAGGCCGGCGGCTACACGGGAGCCATGCCTCGAGACGCGTTGATGACCGTGGGCACTTCTCTCATCGAAGCACATTTTGCTTGGaggtgccgtcgccacgaGGTGCAGCTGGCATACGCGGACATACTATCCGAGCTCGCCGGGAGCAACGGTCCAGGCCGCATCTGCCCAGCTCCAGTCATCTTGGGACACGATACCCTgtacgacgacgccatcagCAATGGCAAAGGTCAACAGCCCTGGGCCATCAACAACTCGAGGTCAGCCTTTGATGCGGCTGACTTTATGCGTTTCGGCAAGACCATCATCGGCCAGCTTAGCAATGTCACCAACCAGCGGGGTGTCGATTATCTCCGCACCGTAGTCCCGCCGGGATACACGGTCGAGATCCTCGAGACCAACGACGTGCACGCCATGCACATCGACGCCACGATCCTTGCGCTCCGTCAGGGTGTCCTAGTATACAACCCGGCCAGGGTCACCGAGGTGGAGCTCCGTCGACACTCCGTCTTTGCACATGGCAAGTGGGAGCTGCACCCTTACCCATTCGTGCCACGGCGTCGTGAGAGCCATCGCCCGCCAATGTACATGTGCTCGCCGTGGTTGGTGCTCAATGCGCTGAGCCTCGACGAGAAACGTATTCTAGTTGAAGAGCACGACACGGAGTTTGCAGACTGGGTCCGGGACAAATTTGGTATGGAGCCCATTCTCTGTCCATTTGAGAATGTGAACAGTCTGGGAGGCTCCTTTCACTGCGCCACAGTTGATCTCGttcgggcggcgccctga